In Magallana gigas chromosome 1, xbMagGiga1.1, whole genome shotgun sequence, the sequence tttttcatctaattatttgcactcactggcagtatatgacgtcagaagtgacgccatttctataattcaatcaaaatcagccaaaaattgacatttttttatctatttacgaatgggaaatatatagcgcatgcttgaacaaagaaaattttttgtcgcatattagtcttggctagatacatctctgattaaaatattttatttgttcaagaaagCGCTCTgcgttttcggaaggaaaaactgcttgaaaacaagctgttttacgcaaaaaatgcaaaaatggcgggacaaggttgtctttacaatgtcatatttctaaattgttggcacttgaaccaaaatgaatattaagtaaacacatcacatacatatctgtactaggAAAACAGAGATTGATAGTAAAataatgatgttcattttagggggcgattttaggcccttatcataaaTAGTCCTTTATCAAGTTTAAATTCGAAAGAAAAAACACATGGTTTTtgttccttttatttttttaagagcaGAAAGAGCAAAGAGCATTTAACAAATGTTAAATTTATGCATTAacagatttttataaaaataaccatggggaaacttttaaaattttttctaTCAAACATCTTGAAAATGTACAGAGTATAGGTCCTTGTCCTGTTAGTCTAAGTTTCAATCtatctactttcattttcagttcAAGTTTCATAATgttgtcatttaaaatttatcataaaacgATTTTTGCGGCATCTCATAGAGCTCCTGATACTCGTTGTTTTTCGACCTTTCATACAGGGACTTCAGAGGGGGCTTTGTACGTACTTCATCTTTGTTATTTGTGTCAGCATGCTCGTCGACATTTTCCGACATCTTCTTTCGTCTACACATTTTTCTTTTGACTCGTCTGTAGATAAATTTGATAAGCTTAAACACAATTTATTCAATGTTTTATCTTAATAGTCATAAATGTCATTTAGTAAGCAAGAAACGTTTTTATAAACCTTACCTGAATACAAAGAAGCAATTCAGAAAACAGCTCAAGACCAACACAGCAAAGCAAACATAAAGTAGGATGGATACATTGTTCGATGacataaaattaaagaatgcTGATTCGGGCACTGTGAAAAAAACATGTTGATTGtattcattttacaaaattgataaaaaaaaaattcacttgtAAACATAGATGTGCATAACGTTATATTGTGATGGCCGTACCTTGATCACACCGTTCACCCTGGAAACCAACATCACATCCACGTGGACATTGACCGGTCACATGATGACACTGTTCTCCATATAAGTAGAGGCAGTTTCCACACTTCATTGAACATTTTGGTCCATAGGTATTGTTATTGCAGACTTTTTAAAATAGCATAAAATAGATTCACTATGATAAATAAAGTATagttatgttgttttttttcaagtaaattttgacTGTGAAGTTTTGCTGCGTTGCTtgaatttacagtatacattatatacatgtagaaaggtttatgattttaatgttaatgtttTCAACATATGAATCTTTAATAATGTTGACAagtacttttaaataattattttcattgttatatacattttttaaatgtataattttcaaattttaattcttaattttttttaaacaaattttcgaAGTTTTTTCCCTACTTTTATGCAAAATTTAACCCAACCTTGTTTGCAATCAATTCCTTTATATCCACTATCACATCCGTTAACACAAGAaccatttatataatgacattGTTTGTTGTCAAGACAGTGACCACACGAATAGTTACAATTCAGTCCATATGTACCTCCGTTGCAGTCTGCAAGAACATGTGAACACACGGAGAGCAGTTAAGTAACCAAAGAGTAATTGCCTTTATTGTAGAAGTGTGctgttgttttgaaatttagttattgaagtaaaaaaaaaataatattgttaatcTACAGAGACTAAGGTTGATGGTATTAGAGATGTTGTGaataatgataaattataatattacagtcccttttatttgattttttgccAGACTCTTTGAATAAACATAATCTTACCAATCTAACACATAAGTAAGGTGTAACACAGGAAAGTATGTAATTTAGCAGCTTTTCAAGaccaaaaaaataatcatatttatatgtattattccTATCTATTGATTCTTAATTATATTTAGCCCCTAGCCCCCAAcataacactttaaaaatatacatatgtcAACCGATTCgcctttaaaatttctttgcaTTTGACTTCAATAAAACCAtgttgttttggggtttttcttTGGAAAAGTAAGAGTTGGGTTTAAAACCTTTTGATCGGTACATTGTACCTGGCAACAACACTTGATCTAGCCATTTGGATTACGACACTTTTGCAATGTTAAATTTGTTATTTACCCTTTCATAATagggtaaaatatatatatattttttaaaagactgTAGTACGATAACTTACTAAAGatatgtcatttttaaattgcaaaaaagaaGACATTATGTATTTAAAGCCAACAGTTACAGAGAATGGGATATAAGTTAAGGAAACCACAGTGAAAAAAGAATCACACTCTAATTTGAACTAGAAATCTGATTcgtaaaaatatttgcaaaaattgTTCCTGAACAACCAATGCTTGGTAACTATTTAGTGCCACTGCCAATACTAAcctttatttcattattaaaagaagaaaatccCAATCATTGTGaatatttttcatggattttccCTGTTTACTATTAATCgttgaaatttttgatatagataaaatgtactttaaaagaaaaccaaaaacTATGAGagataaaaagacaaaaaataagCAAATCTTACGTTTATCACACGTGATGCCCTTCCAACCAGTTTGACATCCTCCCTCACACTGTCCTGTTATTCTGTCACACCTTGCTTTAACTCCACAGTTGAGGTTGCATTGCTTCTGACAGTTGTTTCCATATTTACCATTAGGACAAGCTTTTCAGTTTTAGAATGGAATATAAAAATGTGATTATCTTCATCCAATGTTTTCCCTATATTTCAATGGCATTTCTATTTCgtaattatcaattttcatgaagATAAACCAACAGACCTGTGTCACATTTGACCCCAAA encodes:
- the LOC105338438 gene encoding multiple epidermal growth factor-like domains protein 10; protein product: MYGENCSLSCPQNCQESHCDILDGTCLGCNDGYIGPKCEDQCNAKTYGLECQRVCGNCRNGDPCHHVNGSCVNGCDKGTFGVKCDTACPNGKYGNNCQKQCNLNCGVKARCDRITGQCEGGCQTGWKGITCDKHCNGGTYGLNCNYSCGHCLDNKQCHYINGSCVNGCDSGYKGIDCKQVCNNNTYGPKCSMKCGNCLYLYGEQCHHVTGQCPRGCDVGFQGERCDQVPESAFFNFMSSNNVSILLYVCFAVLVLSCFLNCFFVFRRVKRKMCRRKKMSENVDEHADTNNKDEVRTKPPLKSLYERSKNNEYQELYEMPQKSFYDKF